In Mercurialis annua linkage group LG5, ddMerAnnu1.2, whole genome shotgun sequence, a single genomic region encodes these proteins:
- the LOC126681196 gene encoding zinc finger protein KNUCKLES-like encodes MSDVDQDKNQAIKANDCLLDLSLSSNNNLELNLLGHFGILESSTSDESNKKAAVAAEERHFLCKYCNRSFSNSQALGGHQNAHKRERAWLKREKKGAELVIPYGVFMDCYPFPESFSRPFGINIHSMIRKPSYRHYTSRQQPSRSVPFGVSPNGAFQSLASSTMIHPFGLDSNTSGGHQLDVSGMSPTFSFGYDLAGNDLCLNL; translated from the coding sequence atgtcaGATGTTGATCAAGACAAGAACCAAGCCATCAAGGCAAATGATTGTTTACTTGATCTTAGCCTTTCAAGTAACAACAACTTAGAGCTTAATTTGCTAGGCCATTTTGGTATTCTGGAATCGTCAACTAGTGATGAGAGTAACAAGAAGGCTGCAGTAGCAGCAGAGGAAAGGCATTTCCTATGCAAATATTGCAACAGAAGTTTCTCTAATTCTCAAGCATTGGGTGGGCATCAAAACGCACATAAACGCGAGAGAGCATGGCTGAAAAGAGAGAAGAAAGGAGCGGAATTAGTAATCCCTTATGGAGTATTCATGGATTGCTACCCATTTCCAGAATCCTTTAGCAGACCTTTTGGGATTAACATTCACTCTATGATACGCAAACCATCCTACCGTCACTACACTTCTCGTCAACAACCTTCAAGATCGGTTCCCTTTGGAGTCTCGCCAAATGGCGCATTTCAATCTCTAGCGTCCTCAACCATGATCCATCCATTTGGTTTGGATAGTAATACGAGTGGCGGGCATCAGCTTGATGTTTCAGGAATGAGCCCTACTTTTAGTTTTGGGTATGATCTTGCAGGAAATGACTTGTGCCTAAACCTTTGA